Proteins found in one Scylla paramamosain isolate STU-SP2022 unplaced genomic scaffold, ASM3559412v1 Contig98, whole genome shotgun sequence genomic segment:
- the LOC135099012 gene encoding uncharacterized protein LOC135099012, producing the protein MLQVLPQDASAPQPHSAMIVQAGNVIQEATSEVPVVGSPVPEYEVEEEEEEEDEEEARMRKKKRSLAVALPPADKGILMRPSYRPWLPAAFTLLMTHESTPAGTLRLRLLPQPSPPLPPQPAHPRAPPTCWPLPCFTARPDGYSVRGVAASGRGSRHTPEGSPPPDHCHGPHTPERPPHAGGFPASPPGQMATQGVAAATPPRAPRPQTTASTTAPWCSTTAASVLPSPAAPRGAPMGGAAPAPQGGAVHATSTTTTTTTLPHPATAGAPSAPHAVLPCYPLSVTLSPGRRSSPPDRRASPERGRSPPSRSPRYSPRHSHSRGLRSPCRSPSPLGEVYPYERRGWGCAAREWEALTTTITAPRQSREIGRARAMGTLPLRQYLMTTSGS; encoded by the exons GAGGCCACGTCGGAGGTGCCTGTGGTGGGGTCGCCAGTTCCGgagtacgaggtggaggaggaagaggaagaggaggacgaggaggaggcacggatgaggaagaagaaaagatcattagctgtagccctccctccagctgataAGGGGATATTAATGAGGCCTtcctacag GCCTTGGCTTCCTGCGGCCTTCACCCTGCTCATGACACATGAATCCACGCCGGCCGGGACCTTACGCCTtcgat tactCCCGCAGCCCAGCCCGCCCCTACCACCACAGCCCGCACACCCTAGAGCGCCCCCCACATGCTGGCCTCTTCCCTGCTTCACGGCCAGGCCAGATGGCTACTCAGTGCGTGGCGTGGCGGCCTCAGGGCGTGGCAGCCGCCACACCCCCGAGGGCTCCCCGCCCCCAGACCACTGCCACGGCCCACACACCCCAGAGCGCCCTCCACATGCTGGCGGCTTCCCTGCTTCACCGCCAGGCCAGATGGCTACTCAGGGTGTGGCGGCTGCCACACCCCCGAGGGCTCCCCGCCCCCAGACCACTGCCAGTACCACAGCCCCGTGGTGCAGTACCACAGCAGCATCAGTCCTCCCTTCTCCCGCAGCCCCCCGTGGAGCCCCGAtggggggcgccgcgccagcccCACAGGGTGGCGCAGTCCAtgctaccagcaccaccaccaccaccactacactgcCCCACCCCGCGACCGCTGGAGCCCCCAGCGCTCCCCACGCCGTGTTACCGTGTTACCCGCTCTCTGTTACCCTCTCCCCGGGGCGCCGCTCATCACCCCCAGACCGCCGTGCCTCCCCGGAGCGGGGCCGCTCACCACCCAGCCGCTCCCCACGCTACTCCCCGCGCCATTCCCATTCCCGGGGGCTGAGGTCCCCCTGccgctccccctccccactgGGTGAGGTGTACCCCTACGAGCGGCGGGGCTGGGGCTGCGCAGCCAGGGAGTGGGaggctctcaccaccaccatcacagccccAAGGCAGAGCAGAGAAATAGGGAG gGCAAGGGCTATGGGTACTCTCCCCCTGCGACAGTATTTGATGACGACCTCCGGATCATGA